A single window of Agelaius phoeniceus isolate bAgePho1 chromosome 16, bAgePho1.hap1, whole genome shotgun sequence DNA harbors:
- the TRAF7 gene encoding E3 ubiquitin-protein ligase TRAF7 isoform X1, producing MSSNKSARYNRFSSGTTSITTAESTNGTRMETTFGPAFSAVTTITKADGTNTFKQHRRTPSSSSTLTYSPRDEDDGMPPISTPRRSDSAISVRSLHSESNMSLRSTFSLHEEEEEPEPLVFAEQPSVKLCCQLCCSVFKDPVITTCGHTFCRRCALTSEKCPVDNAKLTVVVNNIAVAEQIGELFIHCKYGCRPAASSKNPAFEVDPRGCPFTIKLSARKDHESSCDYRPVRCPNNPSCPPLLKMNLEAHLKECEHIKCPHSKYGCAFIGNQDTYETHLETCKFEGLKEFLQQTDDRFHEMQVAMAQKDQEIAFLRSMLGKLSEKIDQLEKNLELKFDVLDENQSKLSEDLMEFRRDASMLNDELSHINARLNMGILGSYDPQQIFKCKGTFVGHQGPVWCLCVYSIGDLLFSGSSDKTIKVWDTCTTYKCQKTLEGHDGIVLALCIQGNKLYSGSADCTIIVWDIQNLQKVNTIRAHDNPVCTLVSSHNMLFSGSLKAIKVWDIVGTELKLKKELTGLNHWVRALVASQNYLYSGSYQTIKIWDIRNLECVHVLQTSGGSVYSIAVTNHHIVCGTYENLIHVWDIETKEQVRTLTGHVGTVYALAVISTPDQTKVFSASYDRSLRVWSMDNMICTQTLLRHQGSVTALAVSRGRLFSGAVDSTVKVWTC from the exons ATGAGCTCAAACAAGAGCGCTCGCTACAATCGTTTCTCCAGTGGCACCACAAGCATCACTACTGCTGAGAGCACTAACGGG ACAAGAATGGAAACAACTTTTGGACCAGCCTTCTCTGCTGTGACCACCATCACAAAGG CTGACGGGACCAACACTTTCAAGCAGCACCGTCGGACCCCGTCCTCCTCCAGCACCCTCACCTACTCCCCACGGGACGAGGATGATGGCATG CCTCCCATCAGCACCCCGCGCCGCTCCGACTCCGCCATCTCCGTCCGCTCCTTGCACTCCGAGTCCAACATGTCCCTGCGCTCCACGTTCTCACTccatgaggaagaggaggagcca gagcccctggtgtttgcagagcagccctcagtgaagctgtgctgccagctgtgctgcagtgtcTTTAAGGATCCCGTCATCACAACCTGTGGG CACACGTTTTGCAGGAGATGTGCCTTAACATCTG AGAAGTGCCCCGTGGACAACGCCAAGCTGACGGTGGTGGTGAACAACATCGCGGTGGCCGAGCAGATTGGGGAGCTCTTCATCCACTGCAAGTACGGCTGCCGGCCTGCCGCCAGCAGCAAGAACCCTGCCTTCGAGGTGGACCCCCGTGGCTGCCCCTTCACCATCAAACTCAGTGCCAGGAA GGATCATGAGAGCAGCTGTGATTACAGGCCCGTGCGCTGCCCCAACAACCCCAGCTGCCCTCCCCTCCTCAAAATGAACCTGGAGGCTCACCTGAAGGAGTGTGAGCACATCAAGTGTCCTCACTCCAAATATGG GTGTGCATTCATAGGAAACCAGGACACCTACGAGACCCACCTGGAGACGTGCAAGTTCGAGGGGCTGAAGGAGTTCCTGCAGCAGACGGACGATCGCTTCCACGAGATGCAGGTGGCCATGGCCCAGAAGGACCAGGAGATCGCCTTCCTGCGCTCCATGCTGGGCAAACTCTCTGAGAAAATCGACCAGCTGGAGAAGAACCTGGAGCTGAAGTTTG ATGTGCTGGATGAGAACCAGAGCAAGCTGAGCGAGGACCTGATGGAATTCCGCAGGGACGCCTCCATGCTGAAC GATGAGCTCTCCCACATCAATGCTCGGCTCAACATGGGCATCCTTGGAT CCTATGATCCTCAGCAGATCTTCAAGTGCAAGGGGACCTTTGTGGGCCACCAGGGCCCCGTgtggtgtttgtgtgtgtacTCCATAGGAGACTTGCTCTTCAGTGGCTCCTCAGACAAAACCATTAAG GTTTGGGATACCTGTACCACTTACAAGTGCCAAAAGACCCTGGAGGGTCACGATGGAATTGTGCTGGCTCTCTGCATCCAGGG GAACAAGCTGTACAGTGGCTCTGCTGACTGCACCATCATT GTCTGGGATATTCAGAACCTGCAGAAGGTGAACACGATCCGAGCACACGACAATCCTGTTTGCACTTTGGTCTCCTCACACAACATGCTCTTCAGTGGCTCCCTCAAAGCCATCaag GTGTGGGATATTGTGGGAACTGAGCTCAAGCTGAAGAAGGAGCTGACAGGTCTCAACCACTGGGTCCGAGCACTGGTGGCTTCCCAGAACTATCTGTACAGTGGATCCTACCAGACCATCAAG ATCTGGGACATCCGGAACCTGGAGTGTGTGCACGTGCTGCAGACGTCGGGAGGCAGCGTCTACTCCATCGCCGTGACCAACCACCACATCGTGTGTGGCACCTACGAGAACCTCATCCAC gTGTGGGACATCGAGACCAAGGAGCAGGTGCGCACACTGACCGGGCACGTGGGCACAGTCTACGCCCTCGCCGTCATCTCCACGCCCGATCAAACCAAAGTCTTCAGCGCGTCCTACGACCGCTCGCTCAGG GTGTGGAGCATGGACAACATGATCTGCACCCAGACCCTGCTGCGCCACCAGGGCAGTGTCACGGCCCTGGCCGTGTCCCGCGGCCGCCTCTTCTCCGGCGCTGTGGACAGCACTGTAAAG GTCTGGACGTGCTAA
- the TRAF7 gene encoding E3 ubiquitin-protein ligase TRAF7 isoform X2 has protein sequence MMACLPSAPRAAPTPPSPSAPCTPSPTCPCAPRSHSMRKRRSQAAGSWFGLIPAVCVPVCALQEPLVFAEQPSVKLCCQLCCSVFKDPVITTCGHTFCRRCALTSEKCPVDNAKLTVVVNNIAVAEQIGELFIHCKYGCRPAASSKNPAFEVDPRGCPFTIKLSARKDHESSCDYRPVRCPNNPSCPPLLKMNLEAHLKECEHIKCPHSKYGCAFIGNQDTYETHLETCKFEGLKEFLQQTDDRFHEMQVAMAQKDQEIAFLRSMLGKLSEKIDQLEKNLELKFDVLDENQSKLSEDLMEFRRDASMLNDELSHINARLNMGILGSYDPQQIFKCKGTFVGHQGPVWCLCVYSIGDLLFSGSSDKTIKVWDTCTTYKCQKTLEGHDGIVLALCIQGNKLYSGSADCTIIVWDIQNLQKVNTIRAHDNPVCTLVSSHNMLFSGSLKAIKVWDIVGTELKLKKELTGLNHWVRALVASQNYLYSGSYQTIKIWDIRNLECVHVLQTSGGSVYSIAVTNHHIVCGTYENLIHVWDIETKEQVRTLTGHVGTVYALAVISTPDQTKVFSASYDRSLRVWSMDNMICTQTLLRHQGSVTALAVSRGRLFSGAVDSTVKVWTC, from the exons ATGATGGCATG CCTCCCATCAGCACCCCGCGCCGCTCCGACTCCGCCATCTCCGTCCGCTCCTTGCACTCCGAGTCCAACATGTCCCTGCGCTCCACGTTCTCACTccatgaggaagaggaggagcca agctgcaggctctTGGTTTGGACTAATCCCcgctgtgtgtgtccctgtgtgtgccctgcaggagcccctggtgtttgcagagcagccctcagtgaagctgtgctgccagctgtgctgcagtgtcTTTAAGGATCCCGTCATCACAACCTGTGGG CACACGTTTTGCAGGAGATGTGCCTTAACATCTG AGAAGTGCCCCGTGGACAACGCCAAGCTGACGGTGGTGGTGAACAACATCGCGGTGGCCGAGCAGATTGGGGAGCTCTTCATCCACTGCAAGTACGGCTGCCGGCCTGCCGCCAGCAGCAAGAACCCTGCCTTCGAGGTGGACCCCCGTGGCTGCCCCTTCACCATCAAACTCAGTGCCAGGAA GGATCATGAGAGCAGCTGTGATTACAGGCCCGTGCGCTGCCCCAACAACCCCAGCTGCCCTCCCCTCCTCAAAATGAACCTGGAGGCTCACCTGAAGGAGTGTGAGCACATCAAGTGTCCTCACTCCAAATATGG GTGTGCATTCATAGGAAACCAGGACACCTACGAGACCCACCTGGAGACGTGCAAGTTCGAGGGGCTGAAGGAGTTCCTGCAGCAGACGGACGATCGCTTCCACGAGATGCAGGTGGCCATGGCCCAGAAGGACCAGGAGATCGCCTTCCTGCGCTCCATGCTGGGCAAACTCTCTGAGAAAATCGACCAGCTGGAGAAGAACCTGGAGCTGAAGTTTG ATGTGCTGGATGAGAACCAGAGCAAGCTGAGCGAGGACCTGATGGAATTCCGCAGGGACGCCTCCATGCTGAAC GATGAGCTCTCCCACATCAATGCTCGGCTCAACATGGGCATCCTTGGAT CCTATGATCCTCAGCAGATCTTCAAGTGCAAGGGGACCTTTGTGGGCCACCAGGGCCCCGTgtggtgtttgtgtgtgtacTCCATAGGAGACTTGCTCTTCAGTGGCTCCTCAGACAAAACCATTAAG GTTTGGGATACCTGTACCACTTACAAGTGCCAAAAGACCCTGGAGGGTCACGATGGAATTGTGCTGGCTCTCTGCATCCAGGG GAACAAGCTGTACAGTGGCTCTGCTGACTGCACCATCATT GTCTGGGATATTCAGAACCTGCAGAAGGTGAACACGATCCGAGCACACGACAATCCTGTTTGCACTTTGGTCTCCTCACACAACATGCTCTTCAGTGGCTCCCTCAAAGCCATCaag GTGTGGGATATTGTGGGAACTGAGCTCAAGCTGAAGAAGGAGCTGACAGGTCTCAACCACTGGGTCCGAGCACTGGTGGCTTCCCAGAACTATCTGTACAGTGGATCCTACCAGACCATCAAG ATCTGGGACATCCGGAACCTGGAGTGTGTGCACGTGCTGCAGACGTCGGGAGGCAGCGTCTACTCCATCGCCGTGACCAACCACCACATCGTGTGTGGCACCTACGAGAACCTCATCCAC gTGTGGGACATCGAGACCAAGGAGCAGGTGCGCACACTGACCGGGCACGTGGGCACAGTCTACGCCCTCGCCGTCATCTCCACGCCCGATCAAACCAAAGTCTTCAGCGCGTCCTACGACCGCTCGCTCAGG GTGTGGAGCATGGACAACATGATCTGCACCCAGACCCTGCTGCGCCACCAGGGCAGTGTCACGGCCCTGGCCGTGTCCCGCGGCCGCCTCTTCTCCGGCGCTGTGGACAGCACTGTAAAG GTCTGGACGTGCTAA
- the TRAF7 gene encoding E3 ubiquitin-protein ligase TRAF7 isoform X3, translating into MRKRRSQAAGSWFGLIPAVCVPVCALQEPLVFAEQPSVKLCCQLCCSVFKDPVITTCGHTFCRRCALTSEKCPVDNAKLTVVVNNIAVAEQIGELFIHCKYGCRPAASSKNPAFEVDPRGCPFTIKLSARKDHESSCDYRPVRCPNNPSCPPLLKMNLEAHLKECEHIKCPHSKYGCAFIGNQDTYETHLETCKFEGLKEFLQQTDDRFHEMQVAMAQKDQEIAFLRSMLGKLSEKIDQLEKNLELKFDVLDENQSKLSEDLMEFRRDASMLNDELSHINARLNMGILGSYDPQQIFKCKGTFVGHQGPVWCLCVYSIGDLLFSGSSDKTIKVWDTCTTYKCQKTLEGHDGIVLALCIQGNKLYSGSADCTIIVWDIQNLQKVNTIRAHDNPVCTLVSSHNMLFSGSLKAIKVWDIVGTELKLKKELTGLNHWVRALVASQNYLYSGSYQTIKIWDIRNLECVHVLQTSGGSVYSIAVTNHHIVCGTYENLIHVWDIETKEQVRTLTGHVGTVYALAVISTPDQTKVFSASYDRSLRVWSMDNMICTQTLLRHQGSVTALAVSRGRLFSGAVDSTVKVWTC; encoded by the exons atgaggaagaggaggagcca agctgcaggctctTGGTTTGGACTAATCCCcgctgtgtgtgtccctgtgtgtgccctgcaggagcccctggtgtttgcagagcagccctcagtgaagctgtgctgccagctgtgctgcagtgtcTTTAAGGATCCCGTCATCACAACCTGTGGG CACACGTTTTGCAGGAGATGTGCCTTAACATCTG AGAAGTGCCCCGTGGACAACGCCAAGCTGACGGTGGTGGTGAACAACATCGCGGTGGCCGAGCAGATTGGGGAGCTCTTCATCCACTGCAAGTACGGCTGCCGGCCTGCCGCCAGCAGCAAGAACCCTGCCTTCGAGGTGGACCCCCGTGGCTGCCCCTTCACCATCAAACTCAGTGCCAGGAA GGATCATGAGAGCAGCTGTGATTACAGGCCCGTGCGCTGCCCCAACAACCCCAGCTGCCCTCCCCTCCTCAAAATGAACCTGGAGGCTCACCTGAAGGAGTGTGAGCACATCAAGTGTCCTCACTCCAAATATGG GTGTGCATTCATAGGAAACCAGGACACCTACGAGACCCACCTGGAGACGTGCAAGTTCGAGGGGCTGAAGGAGTTCCTGCAGCAGACGGACGATCGCTTCCACGAGATGCAGGTGGCCATGGCCCAGAAGGACCAGGAGATCGCCTTCCTGCGCTCCATGCTGGGCAAACTCTCTGAGAAAATCGACCAGCTGGAGAAGAACCTGGAGCTGAAGTTTG ATGTGCTGGATGAGAACCAGAGCAAGCTGAGCGAGGACCTGATGGAATTCCGCAGGGACGCCTCCATGCTGAAC GATGAGCTCTCCCACATCAATGCTCGGCTCAACATGGGCATCCTTGGAT CCTATGATCCTCAGCAGATCTTCAAGTGCAAGGGGACCTTTGTGGGCCACCAGGGCCCCGTgtggtgtttgtgtgtgtacTCCATAGGAGACTTGCTCTTCAGTGGCTCCTCAGACAAAACCATTAAG GTTTGGGATACCTGTACCACTTACAAGTGCCAAAAGACCCTGGAGGGTCACGATGGAATTGTGCTGGCTCTCTGCATCCAGGG GAACAAGCTGTACAGTGGCTCTGCTGACTGCACCATCATT GTCTGGGATATTCAGAACCTGCAGAAGGTGAACACGATCCGAGCACACGACAATCCTGTTTGCACTTTGGTCTCCTCACACAACATGCTCTTCAGTGGCTCCCTCAAAGCCATCaag GTGTGGGATATTGTGGGAACTGAGCTCAAGCTGAAGAAGGAGCTGACAGGTCTCAACCACTGGGTCCGAGCACTGGTGGCTTCCCAGAACTATCTGTACAGTGGATCCTACCAGACCATCAAG ATCTGGGACATCCGGAACCTGGAGTGTGTGCACGTGCTGCAGACGTCGGGAGGCAGCGTCTACTCCATCGCCGTGACCAACCACCACATCGTGTGTGGCACCTACGAGAACCTCATCCAC gTGTGGGACATCGAGACCAAGGAGCAGGTGCGCACACTGACCGGGCACGTGGGCACAGTCTACGCCCTCGCCGTCATCTCCACGCCCGATCAAACCAAAGTCTTCAGCGCGTCCTACGACCGCTCGCTCAGG GTGTGGAGCATGGACAACATGATCTGCACCCAGACCCTGCTGCGCCACCAGGGCAGTGTCACGGCCCTGGCCGTGTCCCGCGGCCGCCTCTTCTCCGGCGCTGTGGACAGCACTGTAAAG GTCTGGACGTGCTAA
- the TRAF7 gene encoding E3 ubiquitin-protein ligase TRAF7 isoform X4, with protein sequence MSLRSTFSLHEEEEEPEPLVFAEQPSVKLCCQLCCSVFKDPVITTCGHTFCRRCALTSEKCPVDNAKLTVVVNNIAVAEQIGELFIHCKYGCRPAASSKNPAFEVDPRGCPFTIKLSARKDHESSCDYRPVRCPNNPSCPPLLKMNLEAHLKECEHIKCPHSKYGCAFIGNQDTYETHLETCKFEGLKEFLQQTDDRFHEMQVAMAQKDQEIAFLRSMLGKLSEKIDQLEKNLELKFDVLDENQSKLSEDLMEFRRDASMLNDELSHINARLNMGILGSYDPQQIFKCKGTFVGHQGPVWCLCVYSIGDLLFSGSSDKTIKVWDTCTTYKCQKTLEGHDGIVLALCIQGNKLYSGSADCTIIVWDIQNLQKVNTIRAHDNPVCTLVSSHNMLFSGSLKAIKVWDIVGTELKLKKELTGLNHWVRALVASQNYLYSGSYQTIKIWDIRNLECVHVLQTSGGSVYSIAVTNHHIVCGTYENLIHVWDIETKEQVRTLTGHVGTVYALAVISTPDQTKVFSASYDRSLRVWSMDNMICTQTLLRHQGSVTALAVSRGRLFSGAVDSTVKVWTC encoded by the exons ATGTCCCTGCGCTCCACGTTCTCACTccatgaggaagaggaggagcca gagcccctggtgtttgcagagcagccctcagtgaagctgtgctgccagctgtgctgcagtgtcTTTAAGGATCCCGTCATCACAACCTGTGGG CACACGTTTTGCAGGAGATGTGCCTTAACATCTG AGAAGTGCCCCGTGGACAACGCCAAGCTGACGGTGGTGGTGAACAACATCGCGGTGGCCGAGCAGATTGGGGAGCTCTTCATCCACTGCAAGTACGGCTGCCGGCCTGCCGCCAGCAGCAAGAACCCTGCCTTCGAGGTGGACCCCCGTGGCTGCCCCTTCACCATCAAACTCAGTGCCAGGAA GGATCATGAGAGCAGCTGTGATTACAGGCCCGTGCGCTGCCCCAACAACCCCAGCTGCCCTCCCCTCCTCAAAATGAACCTGGAGGCTCACCTGAAGGAGTGTGAGCACATCAAGTGTCCTCACTCCAAATATGG GTGTGCATTCATAGGAAACCAGGACACCTACGAGACCCACCTGGAGACGTGCAAGTTCGAGGGGCTGAAGGAGTTCCTGCAGCAGACGGACGATCGCTTCCACGAGATGCAGGTGGCCATGGCCCAGAAGGACCAGGAGATCGCCTTCCTGCGCTCCATGCTGGGCAAACTCTCTGAGAAAATCGACCAGCTGGAGAAGAACCTGGAGCTGAAGTTTG ATGTGCTGGATGAGAACCAGAGCAAGCTGAGCGAGGACCTGATGGAATTCCGCAGGGACGCCTCCATGCTGAAC GATGAGCTCTCCCACATCAATGCTCGGCTCAACATGGGCATCCTTGGAT CCTATGATCCTCAGCAGATCTTCAAGTGCAAGGGGACCTTTGTGGGCCACCAGGGCCCCGTgtggtgtttgtgtgtgtacTCCATAGGAGACTTGCTCTTCAGTGGCTCCTCAGACAAAACCATTAAG GTTTGGGATACCTGTACCACTTACAAGTGCCAAAAGACCCTGGAGGGTCACGATGGAATTGTGCTGGCTCTCTGCATCCAGGG GAACAAGCTGTACAGTGGCTCTGCTGACTGCACCATCATT GTCTGGGATATTCAGAACCTGCAGAAGGTGAACACGATCCGAGCACACGACAATCCTGTTTGCACTTTGGTCTCCTCACACAACATGCTCTTCAGTGGCTCCCTCAAAGCCATCaag GTGTGGGATATTGTGGGAACTGAGCTCAAGCTGAAGAAGGAGCTGACAGGTCTCAACCACTGGGTCCGAGCACTGGTGGCTTCCCAGAACTATCTGTACAGTGGATCCTACCAGACCATCAAG ATCTGGGACATCCGGAACCTGGAGTGTGTGCACGTGCTGCAGACGTCGGGAGGCAGCGTCTACTCCATCGCCGTGACCAACCACCACATCGTGTGTGGCACCTACGAGAACCTCATCCAC gTGTGGGACATCGAGACCAAGGAGCAGGTGCGCACACTGACCGGGCACGTGGGCACAGTCTACGCCCTCGCCGTCATCTCCACGCCCGATCAAACCAAAGTCTTCAGCGCGTCCTACGACCGCTCGCTCAGG GTGTGGAGCATGGACAACATGATCTGCACCCAGACCCTGCTGCGCCACCAGGGCAGTGTCACGGCCCTGGCCGTGTCCCGCGGCCGCCTCTTCTCCGGCGCTGTGGACAGCACTGTAAAG GTCTGGACGTGCTAA